The following are encoded together in the Xanthobacter autotrophicus Py2 genome:
- a CDS encoding protein of unknown function DUF1214 (PFAM: protein of unknown function DUF1214; protein of unknown function DUF1254~KEGG: sme:SMc00478 hypothetical protein) — translation MLRNTFLSSAAALAVVLGAFSPAFAQQARFDELADLPFAFNRPTPETAKTLKEALAFQQATQAYLWAMPLINTLGMKFGSDKEFGTGYNVLPIWKQRLDPKTLVTTPNSDVLYAMSYIDMSETGPIVMDAPPGLQGILLDFWQRPIPVDGGKYFGDVGMPGPDQGKGGKFLVLPPGYDGGVPDGYYVYRSGTNNLFIFLRGFYEDPNNLTPAVERLEKTRIYPLNLPEAERKPMQFPDASGVPANMLPRTDIKAFDQLKWLIDKEGKTLAGPNGLGILASVGLVAGKPFKPDAERRALLNAAAKTGYDMSRTIGFLPGLDGVNYHVWKDRQWINPVNNMSEPGAEKSLDLDFRNKAKGYYAFEPRFWFFTNYYSISPGMVSQIPGRGAAYAIAFNDAMGKPLIGKDTYKLTLPADIPAEMFWSVTLYEAANASGLATEQRRFPSLGSRDKPVQNADGSTDLYVGPRAPEGKEANWLPTAPERGFFAILRLYGPTEAAINYSWTPGDFEKLP, via the coding sequence ATGCTCCGCAACACGTTTCTTTCATCGGCGGCCGCCCTTGCTGTCGTGCTGGGCGCTTTCAGCCCGGCCTTCGCGCAGCAGGCGCGGTTCGATGAGCTCGCCGATCTTCCCTTCGCGTTCAATCGCCCGACGCCCGAAACGGCGAAGACGCTGAAGGAGGCGCTTGCCTTCCAGCAGGCGACGCAGGCCTATCTGTGGGCCATGCCGCTGATCAACACGCTTGGCATGAAGTTCGGTTCCGACAAGGAGTTCGGCACCGGCTACAACGTGCTGCCGATCTGGAAGCAGCGGCTCGACCCGAAGACGCTGGTCACGACGCCCAATTCCGACGTGCTCTATGCGATGAGCTATATCGACATGAGCGAGACTGGGCCGATCGTGATGGACGCGCCTCCCGGCCTTCAGGGCATCCTGCTCGACTTCTGGCAGCGTCCAATCCCTGTCGATGGCGGCAAGTATTTCGGTGATGTCGGCATGCCCGGCCCGGATCAAGGCAAGGGCGGAAAGTTTCTCGTCCTGCCTCCCGGCTATGACGGTGGGGTACCGGACGGCTACTACGTCTACCGCTCCGGCACCAACAACCTCTTCATCTTCCTGCGCGGCTTCTATGAAGACCCGAACAATCTCACGCCTGCGGTCGAGCGCCTGGAAAAAACCAGAATCTACCCGCTCAACCTGCCAGAGGCCGAACGCAAGCCGATGCAGTTCCCGGACGCCTCCGGCGTGCCGGCGAACATGCTGCCGCGCACCGATATCAAGGCGTTCGACCAGCTCAAATGGCTGATCGACAAGGAAGGGAAGACTCTCGCCGGCCCGAACGGGCTGGGTATCCTCGCCAGCGTCGGCCTCGTCGCCGGTAAGCCCTTCAAGCCCGATGCGGAACGCCGTGCCCTGCTGAACGCCGCGGCGAAGACGGGGTACGACATGAGCCGCACCATCGGCTTCCTGCCGGGTCTCGATGGCGTGAATTATCACGTCTGGAAGGACCGCCAGTGGATCAACCCGGTCAACAACATGTCGGAGCCGGGTGCCGAAAAGTCTCTTGATCTCGACTTTCGCAATAAGGCCAAAGGCTACTATGCCTTCGAACCGCGCTTCTGGTTCTTCACCAACTACTATTCGATCAGCCCCGGCATGGTATCCCAGATTCCGGGACGCGGCGCGGCCTACGCTATCGCTTTCAATGATGCCATGGGCAAACCGCTGATCGGCAAGGACACCTACAAGCTCACCCTGCCGGCCGATATCCCGGCAGAGATGTTCTGGTCCGTGACGCTGTACGAGGCGGCGAATGCGTCGGGGCTCGCCACCGAGCAGCGGCGCTTCCCCTCACTGGGCTCGCGCGACAAGCCGGTGCAGAACGCGGACGGCTCGACAGACCTCTACGTCGGCCCGAGGGCTCCGGAAGGCAAGGAGGCGAACTGGCTGCCGACGGCGCCGGAGCGCGGCTTCTTCGCCATACTGCGCCTCTATGGACCGACGGAGGCCGCCATCAACTACAGCTGGACGCCGGGCGACTTCGAGAAGCTTCCGTGA
- a CDS encoding protein of unknown function DUF1214 (PFAM: protein of unknown function DUF1214; protein of unknown function DUF1254~KEGG: vpa:VPA0735 hypothetical protein) → MATKTVLRSFAPLLLTTLLSSTALAGPVTLKDATLHGNEVIKTPIGEITLTDTYFDAATSKRLFDEMDYQRAAQAYIWSLPLVSSQTWRDTQDAAFGVDSPTDFVVLETVREKSGILTPNLTTPYIFNFSNLKDGALEIYYPPGQTASGILDFWQRPITDLGLTGPDQGKGATYIVVGPQDDPAKYQKDGVYVVQSATNNIFIGVRILSEEPGYFDTFTSEFRMGPAGGEMKPSRFIKGKDVKWLATPPNGLDYWKTLSEVIQDEPVREIDKAWMALIEPLGIAKGKEFKPDERLTGILLKGGAMGELMARNLQVYPRYTEPYWPGTNWFKSVDFVIPQETADIQQIDQRATWFYEAVATSKGMVDPEVGSGQVYMTTKHDKDGNTVRGDRTYKLHVPANVPVEQFWSLTLYSEDTRTTYDNGGTEPRDASIDSRMKGLNFNTDGSIDIIIGPEAPADKNANYLKSVPGEGWFVYFRLYAPKKEFFDKSFTLSDFEVAK, encoded by the coding sequence GTGGCTACCAAAACCGTACTCCGGAGCTTTGCCCCGCTCCTTCTGACCACCCTGCTGAGTTCGACCGCCCTTGCCGGGCCGGTTACGCTCAAGGACGCCACACTTCACGGCAACGAGGTGATCAAGACGCCGATCGGCGAGATCACGCTGACCGACACCTATTTCGATGCAGCCACTTCCAAACGGCTGTTCGACGAGATGGACTATCAGCGCGCGGCACAGGCCTATATCTGGAGCCTGCCGCTTGTCAGTTCGCAGACGTGGCGCGACACGCAGGATGCCGCATTCGGGGTCGACAGCCCGACGGACTTCGTCGTTCTTGAGACCGTGCGCGAGAAGAGCGGCATCCTGACGCCGAACCTGACCACACCCTATATCTTCAACTTCAGTAACCTGAAGGACGGCGCGCTCGAAATCTATTACCCGCCGGGCCAGACAGCGAGCGGCATCCTCGACTTCTGGCAGCGCCCGATCACCGACCTCGGCCTTACCGGCCCGGATCAGGGCAAGGGTGCCACCTATATCGTGGTCGGCCCGCAGGACGATCCAGCCAAGTACCAGAAAGATGGCGTGTATGTTGTGCAGAGCGCGACCAACAACATCTTCATCGGCGTGCGGATCCTGAGCGAGGAGCCGGGCTACTTCGACACGTTCACCTCCGAGTTCCGCATGGGTCCCGCTGGCGGTGAAATGAAACCGAGCCGCTTCATCAAAGGCAAGGACGTGAAGTGGCTGGCGACACCGCCGAACGGCCTCGATTATTGGAAGACGCTTTCGGAGGTCATTCAGGACGAGCCGGTACGTGAGATCGACAAGGCCTGGATGGCACTCATCGAACCGCTGGGTATCGCCAAGGGCAAGGAGTTCAAGCCTGACGAGCGCCTGACTGGCATCCTCCTCAAGGGCGGCGCCATGGGCGAGCTGATGGCGCGCAACCTCCAGGTCTATCCGCGCTACACCGAGCCCTATTGGCCAGGCACCAACTGGTTCAAGAGCGTCGATTTCGTCATTCCGCAGGAGACGGCGGACATCCAGCAGATCGACCAGCGAGCAACCTGGTTCTACGAGGCGGTGGCCACTAGCAAGGGCATGGTCGATCCCGAGGTCGGCTCGGGCCAAGTCTACATGACCACCAAGCATGACAAGGACGGCAACACCGTCCGCGGCGACCGCACCTACAAGCTGCATGTGCCCGCCAATGTGCCGGTCGAGCAGTTCTGGTCGCTCACGCTCTACAGTGAGGATACCCGCACGACCTACGACAATGGTGGGACCGAGCCCCGTGATGCCAGCATCGACAGCCGGATGAAGGGCCTCAACTTCAACACTGACGGCAGCATCGACATCATCATCGGACCGGAGGCACCGGCCGACAAGAATGCCAACTACCTGAAGTCCGTCCCCGGCGAGGGCTGGTTCGTTTACTTCCGCCTCTATGCGCCGAAGAAGGAGTTCTTCGACAAATCCTTCACGCTCTCCGATTTCGAAGTCGCGAAGTGA
- a CDS encoding helix-turn-helix- domain containing protein AraC type (PFAM: helix-turn-helix- domain containing protein AraC type~KEGG: sil:SPO2948 transcriptional regulator, AraC family) gives MTLFHASQWSVLRLSGIENLSEAVHGAGLNAVQLSATPVTASLAFTERRSIRFTTGIIDNQVSLSGPLSEDMITLGLGIDLPPGTRHWLNDVTSGNVGVFMPGDEHDALYAPGSLYAVLSLSGDVLEEEAAQRELVLTPKELGGSGIHGQRLAASQLALIKNLFQSIHAPLGDGAVSRMDPAAYFLNALVEHVGRPPRASIGVLDPRGHERIVRRARAFIHENLGSPLSVERIATAAATSPRTLHRAFQMLLDETPYSYVLKLRLHRIRYDVISDTERTTTLATIANHWGISELGRLSGWYRELFGELPSQTRRRLAREGDPPRLH, from the coding sequence TTGACGCTTTTCCACGCATCGCAATGGTCCGTCCTTCGTCTGTCGGGCATCGAGAATCTGAGCGAGGCGGTGCACGGTGCCGGCCTCAATGCCGTACAGTTGTCCGCAACGCCGGTTACCGCCAGCCTGGCCTTCACCGAGAGGCGCAGCATCCGATTCACGACTGGGATCATCGACAACCAGGTGTCGCTCAGCGGACCGCTATCAGAAGATATGATTACTTTGGGCCTCGGCATCGACCTGCCCCCTGGAACGCGTCACTGGCTCAACGATGTGACCTCCGGCAATGTTGGCGTGTTTATGCCGGGGGACGAACACGACGCTCTTTATGCGCCGGGATCGCTCTACGCGGTTCTTTCTCTCAGCGGCGACGTGCTTGAGGAGGAAGCAGCCCAACGCGAGCTTGTCCTTACGCCCAAAGAACTGGGTGGCAGCGGCATTCATGGCCAACGGCTGGCGGCTTCCCAACTTGCTCTCATCAAAAATCTGTTCCAGTCGATCCATGCCCCGCTAGGCGACGGCGCCGTCTCCCGAATGGATCCGGCAGCGTATTTCCTCAACGCTCTCGTCGAACATGTCGGCCGCCCGCCACGAGCATCGATCGGCGTTCTGGATCCTCGCGGCCATGAGCGTATCGTCAGGCGCGCGCGTGCATTCATCCACGAGAACCTCGGATCGCCGCTGTCGGTAGAACGTATCGCGACCGCCGCCGCCACTTCGCCGCGCACCCTGCACCGCGCGTTCCAGATGCTGCTGGACGAAACACCCTATTCCTACGTCCTGAAGCTCCGGCTCCATCGCATACGTTACGACGTCATCTCAGACACCGAGCGGACAACCACTCTCGCTACCATCGCAAACCATTGGGGAATCAGCGAACTGGGCCGGCTGTCGGGCTGGTATCGTGAACTATTCGGGGAATTGCCCTCGCAGACGCGTAGACGGCTTGCGCGGGAAGGCGATCCCCCGAGGCTGCACTGA
- a CDS encoding P-type conjugative transfer ATPase TrbB (TIGRFAM: P-type conjugative transfer ATPase TrbB~PFAM: type II secretion system protein E~KEGG: bbt:BBta_7741 conjugal transfer protein TrbB) yields the protein MAGSVHNPEGLTRGVRMLRTALGPVISRLLDEPAVVEVMLNPDGRLWVDRLSEGLSSTGERLAAGDGERIIRLVAHHIGAEVHAGAPRLSAELPGTGERFEGLLPPVVAAPTFAIRKPAVAVFTLDDYVASGIMLAAQADALREGVASRANILVAGGTSTGKTTLTNALLAEITKTSERVILIEDTRELQCAAPNLVALRTKDGIASLSNLVRSSLRLRPDRIPIGEVRGAEALDLLKAWGTGHPGGISTIHAGSAMGALRRLEQLIQEAVVTVPRALIAETIDLIAVLSGRGTARRLTELARVEGLGPDGDYRISPAVPPAEEGTSP from the coding sequence ATGGCGGGTTCAGTTCACAATCCGGAGGGCCTGACGCGCGGCGTACGTATGTTGCGCACCGCGCTCGGCCCGGTGATTTCCCGCCTTCTCGATGAGCCGGCCGTCGTCGAGGTCATGCTCAACCCCGATGGCCGCCTCTGGGTCGACCGGCTGTCCGAAGGCCTCTCAAGCACGGGCGAGCGGCTGGCGGCTGGAGACGGCGAGCGGATCATCCGCCTCGTCGCGCACCATATCGGCGCCGAGGTCCATGCCGGTGCCCCGCGGCTCTCCGCCGAGCTTCCTGGGACCGGTGAGCGCTTCGAAGGTCTTCTCCCGCCCGTCGTCGCAGCTCCGACCTTTGCGATCCGCAAGCCCGCCGTCGCGGTGTTCACGCTCGACGACTATGTGGCCTCGGGCATCATGTTGGCAGCGCAGGCCGACGCCCTGCGCGAGGGCGTCGCTTCCCGCGCCAACATTCTGGTGGCCGGCGGCACCTCCACCGGCAAGACCACCCTCACCAATGCCCTCCTCGCCGAAATCACTAAGACCTCCGAGCGGGTCATCCTGATCGAGGACACCCGCGAGCTCCAGTGCGCCGCGCCCAATCTCGTGGCCTTGCGCACCAAGGACGGCATCGCCTCGCTCTCAAACCTCGTACGTTCTTCGCTCCGCCTGCGGCCCGACCGCATCCCGATCGGCGAGGTGCGCGGCGCGGAGGCCCTTGACCTCCTGAAAGCGTGGGGGACGGGCCACCCTGGCGGCATCAGCACCATCCACGCCGGCAGCGCCATGGGCGCCCTGCGACGCCTGGAGCAGCTCATCCAGGAAGCCGTCGTCACCGTCCCACGCGCTCTGATCGCCGAGACCATCGACCTGATCGCTGTGCTCTCCGGTCGTGGCACCGCCCGCCGGCTAACCGAACTCGCCCGCGTCGAAGGCCTCGGTCCCGACGGCGACTACCGGATCTCTCCCGCTGTCCCTCCTGCTGAAGAAGGAACCTCCCCGTGA
- a CDS encoding Conjugal transfer protein TrbC (PFAM: Conjugal transfer protein TrbC~KEGG: nar:Saro_0317 conjugal transfer protein TrbC), whose translation MTPNRVSFDRRLLRTAAAIAAFACAVSAAHASGSSMPWETPLQSILESIQGPVAKIIAVIVIISTGLALAFGDTSGGFRRLIQIVFGLSIAFAASSFFLSFFSFSGGALV comes from the coding sequence GTGACTCCGAACCGCGTTTCCTTTGATCGCCGCCTGCTGCGAACCGCTGCTGCAATCGCCGCCTTCGCCTGCGCTGTGTCTGCCGCCCACGCCTCCGGCTCCTCCATGCCCTGGGAGACGCCGCTGCAGTCCATCCTGGAGTCCATCCAGGGGCCCGTCGCCAAGATCATCGCGGTGATCGTCATCATCTCGACCGGCCTCGCGCTCGCCTTCGGCGACACGTCGGGTGGGTTCCGGCGGCTGATCCAGATCGTGTTCGGCCTCTCCATCGCCTTCGCCGCCTCCAGCTTCTTCCTCTCCTTCTTCTCCTTCAGCGGCGGAGCGCTGGTCTGA